A genomic stretch from Dissulfuribacter thermophilus includes:
- a CDS encoding IPT/TIG domain-containing protein, whose protein sequence is MMENRGIAYLVIYLLWILLLGESIFVPPEASADQYIYVTTEKYVYPYPLSNPIKVLGYLRGIKPGTPVDISISLELPGGNVTYLDPRIEFHPNATLVLEKFPFVDIPISDLFTLDGTKVFKRSPTGGNDTAIGDLPAGRYTLSAKITGPGFKDTSMSYFWLVSEEILPNIANASRPIIEEVAPPFGKPGEIISVKGRNLRGDPALVDPQLIDLMNVRITVGGEEQPVTYLASNGTILKFRLLSTAITGDLVEHLILPYWAENQSIIDHSRIPKVVEVISNAFPFFIAPTISSISPLDFRSGDSIDITGKNFAPEKNLNSVLFSGVPGTILDATNTTLTVGVPPLNIGGATAIEVKVISYGVESEGYLIGYNRPQIYGFFPRKIVPGENIVVLGAGFGDSNRSISVSLGQIPLTIIDATNTRLTVKTPRGLVHGLYDLIVDIAGIKVVARQKVEIVPSW, encoded by the coding sequence ATGATGGAAAATAGAGGAATTGCGTATCTCGTTATTTATTTGTTGTGGATCTTGCTTTTGGGGGAGAGTATTTTTGTACCCCCTGAGGCCTCAGCAGATCAATATATTTATGTGACCACAGAAAAGTATGTTTATCCGTATCCTCTAAGCAATCCTATAAAAGTCTTGGGGTATCTTCGTGGTATTAAGCCTGGGACCCCAGTAGACATCAGCATCTCCCTAGAGTTACCTGGAGGAAATGTTACGTATCTCGATCCGAGGATTGAATTTCATCCAAATGCCACGTTGGTCCTGGAAAAATTTCCATTTGTAGATATCCCTATCTCAGATTTGTTTACCTTAGACGGGACAAAGGTTTTCAAACGTTCACCTACAGGGGGAAATGACACAGCGATTGGAGACCTGCCAGCAGGGCGATATACCCTTTCAGCCAAGATCACAGGTCCTGGATTTAAGGACACCTCCATGAGTTACTTTTGGTTGGTGAGCGAAGAAATCCTTCCTAACATTGCCAATGCCTCTAGGCCGATAATAGAGGAGGTGGCCCCACCTTTTGGAAAGCCAGGAGAGATCATTTCAGTAAAAGGGCGAAATCTTCGAGGAGATCCAGCTCTTGTAGATCCCCAATTGATTGATCTGATGAACGTCAGGATTACTGTTGGTGGTGAGGAACAACCAGTGACTTACCTGGCATCAAATGGTACCATACTAAAGTTTCGTCTACTTTCCACAGCCATTACAGGAGATCTAGTAGAACACCTGATACTTCCATATTGGGCAGAAAATCAATCGATTATAGATCATAGTCGGATTCCTAAAGTTGTAGAGGTAATTAGTAATGCCTTTCCATTTTTTATAGCACCTACAATCTCAAGCATTTCTCCGTTAGATTTTAGATCCGGAGATTCTATTGATATTACAGGCAAAAATTTTGCTCCTGAAAAGAACCTTAACAGTGTGCTATTTTCAGGGGTTCCTGGCACCATTTTGGATGCTACAAACACTACCTTGACAGTAGGGGTGCCTCCCCTGAATATAGGCGGGGCAACGGCCATTGAGGTAAAGGTCATTAGTTATGGAGTTGAGAGCGAAGGATATCTAATAGGATATAATCGACCCCAGATCTACGGTTTTTTCCCCAGAAAGATTGTCCCAGGAGAAAATATTGTTGTCTTAGGTGCAGGATTTGGTGATTCTAATAGGTCAATATCAGTGTCTTTAGGACAGATACCCCTTACAATTATTGATGCAACTAACACCAGATTGACAGTAAAGACTCCTAGGGGGCTAGTTCATGGTCTTTATGACCTTATAGTTGATATTGCAGGGATCAAGGTTGTTGCTAGACAAAAGGTGGAAATAGTGCCTTCATGGTGA
- a CDS encoding cohesin domain-containing protein: MPRQMGLRAYFWATALWVTTLLMADVTTVHSAALLSGLSGHETPVDQVSDPFSDEFRAPGEVISGVLNIDDDPGNATAFISTYGGGLVALRYSPSYGDNRIIDREYSYGNKPIYALEVRGANSTGSSYIDTLFLTATDGNATPSYYIYEFSSNGTGLSPENFISLPSSPLDLTCSRKVTATAPKVVFVALEQGVFGWNASFTNNDTLTSTVSPTAISFIDDLNATGTSKDYLVVGWQGGEVDVYEVKRDKIGDANVTNGFVDLGLTGFVDGTPRVIHVFQSEQVDSNDTSSEALIFVGTEKGIHLFELDDNGSNPFKEVFEDKGDLTGWLDIDIDVRDIHAESAGYESMRDGFLIVAAGSRGTVLFKTSGDANPGTSLSDSFYIQYVTTFGTTSQALEVVGTGGTVNASKIPRIYVAEAGGGLKVITGENLDSPGQASLRLLHEWDPGATPLRIDAYKIGGSHYALIMDLEGGLRLYDIDASIPRLIRESDSNSTSGAVILDSSQSSGQPMDLFSAIDSSNDTTIHSFISLGQGGISYRALKGIGTPNFRFDDFSHFDVVGEALGIHGFQNTSGDFTLSIALGSQGVKFLGFDPSTATFEVKSTVVLGGSARDVFLIHDQGGEDYAYVAYGALGLYVFKITPGISGSQDFLTNPELVGSLSSEAMGGAIATKVKVMKQGSRYYAYVVGNDGRLYSLDVTNPSSLSFLGIYPANNTEDPGYIQDIYLIEDSENEKYYCLCASQSQSSQSDSRRLLFTLNVTDPSNILMGSRLAVDPTSPIFYPISIGAVKTGPYSLIGIVGAGQNGTGPLGLLGKFSTVLTGVQQIQVSLSLDSCPASPGETVFITPVVSGGYTPYTYNWSPVDIKDEGTGIWSWTAPQGPGSYEIKLEVTDSDGNRGVSTRTCTVEYAGLTIDERIATPNSTVKVPVKVSGVGNSIDAWGMEIQYDSTYLDFLRAESTDDTLGWSIAVEDESRGTLRIGGLSNGHLPIAQGVSAQLCNLVFSVKDVGGYGTGTCLQQEISANINVNPLNPSQLMGDLQGVEMHGGKVKIVLPGDIDGDLCVTPQDALNSFLGFLGVLDLREDQKAVGDVDGDGQISPEDAVMILDRYLR, encoded by the coding sequence ATGCCTAGGCAAATGGGCTTGAGAGCTTATTTTTGGGCGACTGCCTTGTGGGTGACAACCCTTTTAATGGCAGATGTGACCACGGTCCATAGTGCAGCACTTTTAAGCGGCCTTAGTGGACACGAAACTCCGGTGGATCAGGTATCTGACCCTTTTTCCGATGAGTTTAGGGCCCCTGGAGAGGTGATTTCTGGAGTATTGAACATTGATGATGACCCTGGCAATGCAACGGCATTCATAAGTACCTACGGAGGAGGACTAGTTGCCCTTCGTTATAGTCCTTCTTATGGAGATAATAGAATTATTGACCGAGAGTACTCCTATGGCAACAAGCCCATATATGCCCTTGAGGTGCGTGGAGCTAATTCCACTGGTTCATCCTATATAGATACCCTTTTTTTAACTGCCACAGACGGCAATGCCACTCCCTCTTACTATATCTATGAATTTTCATCCAATGGGACGGGGCTCAGTCCTGAAAATTTCATTTCGCTGCCTTCTAGTCCATTGGATCTTACCTGTAGTAGAAAGGTCACTGCCACAGCACCAAAGGTGGTATTCGTGGCCCTTGAACAGGGAGTGTTTGGGTGGAATGCTTCATTCACGAATAACGACACCCTTACATCAACTGTTTCTCCTACAGCCATTTCCTTTATAGATGATCTGAATGCCACAGGGACCAGTAAGGATTATCTGGTTGTAGGCTGGCAAGGAGGGGAAGTAGACGTTTATGAGGTAAAAAGGGATAAAATAGGGGATGCAAATGTTACAAACGGTTTTGTTGATCTGGGATTAACTGGATTTGTAGATGGAACTCCAAGGGTTATACACGTTTTTCAGTCAGAACAAGTAGACAGTAATGATACATCGTCAGAGGCCTTGATATTTGTTGGAACAGAAAAGGGGATTCATCTCTTTGAGTTGGATGACAATGGTTCGAATCCATTCAAGGAGGTCTTTGAGGATAAGGGAGACCTAACAGGATGGCTTGATATTGACATTGACGTTAGGGACATACATGCAGAGAGCGCTGGCTATGAATCCATGAGAGACGGTTTTCTTATAGTAGCAGCAGGCTCCAGGGGCACTGTCCTTTTTAAGACATCTGGAGATGCGAATCCTGGGACTAGCCTATCAGATTCATTTTATATCCAATATGTGACTACATTTGGTACCACCTCTCAGGCACTTGAGGTTGTCGGCACTGGAGGGACTGTAAATGCGAGTAAGATACCGAGAATTTATGTGGCTGAAGCAGGAGGCGGTCTAAAGGTAATCACAGGAGAGAATCTGGATAGTCCAGGACAGGCTTCTCTCAGATTGCTCCACGAATGGGATCCAGGTGCCACTCCATTACGCATAGATGCATACAAGATTGGTGGTAGTCACTATGCCCTCATAATGGATTTAGAGGGCGGCCTCAGACTTTATGACATAGATGCAAGTATTCCGAGGTTGATCCGTGAAAGTGACTCAAACAGCACGAGTGGGGCAGTCATCTTGGATTCTTCTCAGTCCTCAGGCCAACCAATGGACCTTTTCTCCGCTATAGATTCATCTAATGATACCACTATTCATTCTTTTATTTCCCTTGGACAGGGTGGAATAAGCTATAGGGCATTAAAGGGTATAGGTACCCCTAACTTCCGGTTTGATGACTTTTCTCATTTTGATGTAGTTGGGGAAGCCCTTGGAATACACGGGTTTCAAAACACTTCAGGAGACTTCACCCTATCTATAGCTTTGGGGAGTCAGGGAGTGAAGTTTTTGGGGTTTGATCCCTCTACAGCTACATTTGAGGTCAAGAGCACAGTTGTTCTCGGCGGCAGTGCTAGGGATGTATTTCTAATACATGACCAGGGAGGCGAGGACTATGCTTATGTGGCCTATGGAGCCCTTGGACTTTACGTATTCAAGATCACGCCTGGCATCTCGGGTTCCCAGGATTTTTTGACGAATCCAGAGCTCGTTGGCTCTCTTTCTTCAGAGGCTATGGGTGGGGCTATAGCCACAAAGGTCAAGGTAATGAAACAGGGGAGTCGTTACTACGCCTATGTAGTTGGTAATGACGGAAGGCTTTATTCCTTGGACGTTACCAACCCTTCTTCTCTTTCCTTTCTTGGTATATATCCGGCAAATAATACAGAGGATCCCGGGTATATTCAGGACATTTACCTTATAGAAGATAGTGAAAACGAAAAATACTACTGTCTTTGCGCATCACAGAGTCAGAGTTCTCAGTCTGATTCCAGGCGTCTTTTATTTACTCTAAACGTCACAGATCCTTCAAATATACTCATGGGTAGCAGACTGGCCGTAGATCCAACGAGTCCTATCTTTTATCCAATTTCCATTGGTGCTGTCAAAACTGGACCATATTCGCTCATAGGGATCGTAGGTGCAGGGCAAAATGGAACAGGCCCACTAGGACTTCTAGGAAAATTCTCCACAGTTCTAACAGGAGTACAGCAGATTCAGGTTTCATTGAGCCTTGATTCCTGCCCAGCCTCACCAGGAGAAACGGTTTTTATTACTCCAGTGGTAAGTGGTGGGTATACACCATATACATACAACTGGAGTCCAGTTGACATCAAAGATGAGGGCACAGGCATATGGTCTTGGACAGCTCCGCAAGGGCCTGGATCATACGAGATCAAGCTCGAAGTGACTGATTCAGATGGTAACAGGGGTGTTTCCACTAGGACATGTACTGTGGAATACGCTGGATTGACCATTGATGAGAGGATAGCCACCCCTAATTCAACTGTGAAGGTTCCAGTCAAAGTAAGCGGAGTTGGAAATTCTATTGATGCATGGGGTATGGAGATTCAATATGATTCGACTTATTTGGATTTTTTGAGGGCTGAGAGTACTGACGATACTCTTGGATGGAGTATAGCTGTGGAAGATGAATCCAGGGGGACCTTGAGAATAGGGGGGCTCTCCAATGGCCATTTACCCATTGCTCAAGGTGTATCTGCCCAACTTTGTAATCTGGTCTTTTCTGTAAAGGATGTAGGTGGCTACGGGACAGGAACGTGTCTACAACAGGAGATTTCAGCCAATATAAATGTAAACCCCCTTAACCCCTCTCAGTTAATGGGAGACCTTCAGGGAGTGGAGATGCATGGAGGCAAGGTAAAAATCGTATTGCCAGGTGACATTGACGGTGACTTGTGTGTGACGCCTCAAGACGCCCTTAATTCCTTTTTGGGATTTTTAGGGGTGTTGGACCTTAGAGAAGATCAAAAGGCAGTGGGCGATGTAGATGGTGATGGGCAGATATCCCCTGAAGATGCCGTCATGATATTGGATAGGTATCTTAGATGA
- a CDS encoding cohesin domain-containing protein, producing MMQKEKMKSIYKKVRLLKVFAILTILWALVFNPKQVYSAANISNLLESPKDRTSDPTAPSYKNQSFVFGGILNDPSGLSGDQVYVALGDGGVAVLNYDTNSTSKPYGWADRTISIEWIGEEIPISPVGVSGVDQDGDGHLEYLFAISGPYCLAFSVDGTTGAITFKDRVVLKDPNNQSVTYEGQSIEAFSSGSDDYVIIGARQLSGTGGILFAIKFDESSGQWARYGGEPDFDVFQLAYPAYSIEHFSAKIKGSSQTDYLAVTGPNILDVFTLAPSNIGGDDSQDAISYSLGKSFSATGQSISTYTNSAIHDYPNPDANETLIFVGTDSGIYAFELDSEDNSTLDLREFGNISSDIGTLNVKGIYAANVTADFRDDWLLAACGEKGIYIFKTSGNATLKTDTLALQYIANLDTSGEAYEIMGVKGANSTDIPKIFVADGGGGIKVLKGSNLNDDTSRSLDLIYQWDESVAPIDVKAVKDYVVVLDQSGGISAYTIGDSNNAPVPMVEKKSDGGMLGIDLGWTSRRTKFGTGSNLAGEPRALYVDGNETDANVFVAAGSGGIKYLKLGSVNATSATIDYPVNGTAFKTDGEALGIDGYKTTSGFVLGVADGDAGVMFLTYDSSKNEFAKKSKVHINGTAQDIYLLQNIGSDSYAVVAYGTAGLVILKITSDSGNNADYLSNPELVTTVDLGGSVSKVEVVQQTINGSTKYMAYCLVFDPNDPSVRKIVPVDITNPSAAAVVTDGTNSVSYPGNNSLNPSPAGIVDFTAISGNNRYYLVVASTEKKTGSVGASQVFTINITNPSEMLYSNALAVTYEARSVAVTESGTDNIIIVGELGGQLSDTGYRGLLGRMLVQISQASNITVNVSASPRTVEPQGTSLLTATPGGGSQPYFYQWSVTDKSGSTAGSIDNATSASPTWTAPDVAGIYNVSVRVTDRDGNTGIGTATIQVQPLGLSISDRIVKPGGFVRVPIHVTGVAADIDAFGIVATYDTTNFSYYGIEGTSDTAGWTFSVNENPAGTLKIGGQANGNSAISSGASADLAYLIFTASPIASTCTSVTISLSNGVDDIAGVNLTPGTVNIVVPGDLDGSCSLSPQDALSAFLYYLGLTDLRDDEAKVADVDNDGMVTPNDAILILDTYVSGS from the coding sequence ATGATGCAAAAAGAAAAGATGAAATCTATCTATAAAAAGGTAAGACTATTAAAAGTATTTGCGATTCTAACAATCTTATGGGCCTTAGTCTTTAATCCCAAGCAAGTTTATTCTGCTGCAAATATTTCTAATCTCTTGGAATCTCCAAAGGATAGGACTTCGGATCCCACAGCACCTTCCTACAAGAATCAGTCGTTTGTATTTGGAGGAATTTTAAATGATCCTTCAGGGCTTTCAGGGGATCAGGTATATGTTGCCCTTGGAGATGGTGGAGTTGCGGTATTGAACTATGATACAAATTCTACGTCTAAACCATATGGATGGGCAGATAGAACCATTTCCATAGAGTGGATTGGCGAGGAGATCCCAATAAGTCCGGTTGGGGTAAGTGGAGTGGATCAAGATGGCGATGGGCATCTTGAGTATCTATTTGCAATAAGTGGCCCATACTGCCTAGCCTTTTCCGTAGATGGGACAACTGGTGCCATAACCTTCAAAGACAGGGTGGTGTTGAAAGACCCAAATAACCAGTCCGTTACCTACGAAGGCCAGTCTATAGAGGCCTTTTCGTCCGGTTCTGACGATTACGTCATAATTGGAGCACGACAACTTTCAGGTACAGGGGGAATCCTTTTTGCCATAAAATTTGATGAATCCTCAGGCCAATGGGCACGTTACGGAGGAGAACCAGACTTTGACGTGTTCCAGTTGGCCTATCCTGCATATTCCATAGAGCACTTTAGTGCAAAAATAAAGGGTTCATCTCAGACAGATTACCTGGCAGTTACTGGTCCGAATATACTAGATGTTTTTACCTTAGCCCCTTCGAATATTGGTGGTGACGACAGTCAAGATGCCATATCCTATTCATTGGGGAAAAGCTTTAGCGCAACAGGACAAAGTATCTCTACCTATACCAACTCAGCTATCCATGACTATCCAAATCCTGACGCCAATGAGACCCTCATTTTTGTTGGGACAGACTCAGGAATATATGCCTTTGAGCTCGATAGTGAAGACAACAGTACTCTTGATTTAAGGGAATTTGGGAATATTTCCTCTGACATAGGTACATTGAACGTAAAGGGTATTTATGCTGCAAATGTGACAGCAGATTTTCGAGATGATTGGCTTTTGGCAGCCTGTGGCGAAAAGGGGATATACATATTCAAGACATCGGGAAATGCTACCTTAAAGACTGACACACTGGCCTTACAATACATTGCAAACCTGGATACTTCAGGTGAGGCCTATGAAATCATGGGGGTTAAGGGGGCTAATTCAACTGATATTCCCAAAATTTTTGTTGCCGATGGCGGTGGGGGGATAAAGGTACTAAAAGGTTCCAATCTTAATGACGACACCAGTCGAAGTCTTGATCTCATTTACCAGTGGGATGAATCTGTTGCCCCTATAGATGTAAAAGCTGTCAAAGACTACGTGGTGGTACTTGATCAGTCAGGCGGCATCTCCGCATACACAATAGGAGATTCTAACAATGCCCCAGTTCCTATGGTGGAAAAGAAGAGTGACGGGGGCATGCTGGGAATTGATCTTGGTTGGACTAGCAGAAGAACTAAGTTTGGGACAGGATCCAATCTTGCCGGTGAACCAAGGGCATTATACGTAGATGGAAACGAGACAGATGCCAACGTATTCGTTGCCGCAGGTAGTGGAGGGATAAAATATCTCAAATTAGGTAGCGTGAATGCCACAAGTGCCACTATCGATTACCCAGTTAACGGAACTGCCTTTAAAACAGACGGAGAAGCCCTGGGGATCGACGGATATAAGACCACATCCGGGTTTGTCCTGGGGGTGGCTGATGGTGACGCAGGGGTCATGTTTCTCACCTATGATTCTAGTAAAAATGAATTTGCTAAAAAGAGTAAAGTTCACATAAATGGTACGGCCCAGGACATTTACCTTTTACAGAATATTGGTTCAGATTCTTATGCAGTAGTTGCATATGGTACAGCCGGACTTGTGATCCTGAAGATTACCAGTGATTCTGGCAATAATGCCGATTATCTTTCAAATCCTGAGCTTGTTACAACAGTTGACCTTGGGGGGAGCGTATCAAAGGTCGAGGTGGTTCAGCAGACTATAAATGGATCAACTAAATACATGGCCTACTGCCTTGTCTTTGATCCGAATGACCCGTCTGTTAGAAAGATAGTACCTGTAGATATAACAAATCCCTCTGCAGCAGCAGTTGTAACCGATGGCACGAACTCTGTCTCTTATCCTGGGAACAATTCCCTTAATCCAAGTCCAGCAGGGATTGTGGATTTTACAGCTATATCTGGAAACAATCGCTATTATTTAGTGGTAGCGAGCACGGAAAAGAAGACAGGCTCAGTAGGTGCCTCCCAGGTGTTTACCATTAATATTACCAATCCCTCTGAGATGCTCTATAGCAACGCACTTGCTGTAACGTATGAAGCTAGGTCTGTAGCCGTTACTGAATCCGGGACTGATAATATTATAATCGTAGGAGAACTTGGTGGGCAACTGTCAGATACGGGCTATAGGGGGCTTTTGGGGAGGATGCTAGTTCAGATCTCCCAGGCGTCGAACATCACTGTAAATGTCAGTGCTTCACCTCGTACTGTTGAGCCCCAGGGGACAAGTTTGCTTACTGCGACTCCAGGAGGGGGAAGTCAGCCGTACTTTTATCAATGGAGCGTGACTGACAAATCTGGAAGTACCGCTGGTTCTATTGATAATGCAACAAGCGCTTCACCTACATGGACAGCCCCTGATGTGGCTGGAATATACAATGTCTCTGTAAGGGTTACTGACAGAGATGGGAATACAGGTATTGGTACTGCAACCATTCAGGTTCAGCCCCTTGGGCTCTCCATAAGCGACCGAATAGTAAAACCTGGAGGGTTTGTAAGGGTCCCAATACACGTCACTGGAGTTGCAGCAGACATAGATGCCTTTGGTATTGTCGCCACTTATGACACCACCAATTTCTCATATTATGGCATTGAAGGGACATCAGATACAGCAGGATGGACCTTTTCAGTAAATGAGAATCCGGCAGGGACCCTGAAGATTGGTGGCCAGGCAAATGGAAATTCGGCAATATCGAGCGGGGCATCTGCAGACCTTGCCTATCTCATTTTTACGGCCTCTCCAATTGCCTCAACGTGTACTTCAGTGACAATATCTCTGAGTAATGGAGTGGATGACATTGCAGGGGTTAACTTAACTCCAGGGACTGTAAACATAGTGGTTCCAGGGGATCTTGACGGTAGTTGTTCACTTAGCCCTCAAGATGCCCTCAGTGCATTTTTGTACTACTTGGGGCTTACTGATCTCAGGGATGACGAGGCCAAAGTGGCAGATGTGGACAATGATGGAATGGTGACCCCGAACGATGCAATTTTGATCCTCGATACCTATGTTTCTGGCTCATAG